From a single Nostoc edaphicum CCNP1411 genomic region:
- a CDS encoding Crp/Fnr family transcriptional regulator, producing MLTEVFSELFPLMSTANPQTLEWLLNVAIEHEYPSGRAVVMEDAWGNAVYFVVSGWVKVRRTVGEDSVALAIFGRGDFFGEMAILDESPRSTDVIALSSVKLLSISRERFIQILFKDPQLHHRMLQLMVRRLRQINLRLQMRSSPPAVKLAHTLVSLGESYGQESDLGREIFNIPFKDLAEVTEIGVEETTKIMEKLHEKGWIKIDSANNIIYLVNFKQLMNLAGKI from the coding sequence ATGCTAACTGAGGTTTTTAGTGAACTTTTCCCCTTAATGAGTACAGCCAATCCACAGACTTTGGAATGGCTACTCAACGTTGCAATTGAACATGAATACCCATCTGGGCGAGCCGTTGTGATGGAAGATGCCTGGGGTAACGCCGTTTACTTTGTGGTTTCTGGTTGGGTCAAAGTCCGGCGTACCGTCGGGGAAGATTCAGTAGCTCTGGCAATTTTTGGGCGTGGCGATTTTTTTGGAGAAATGGCAATTTTGGATGAATCTCCACGCTCAACTGATGTCATTGCTCTTTCATCCGTGAAATTGCTTAGTATCTCCAGAGAGCGGTTTATTCAAATATTGTTTAAAGACCCGCAGTTACATCACCGGATGTTGCAACTGATGGTGCGGCGATTGCGGCAAATTAACCTACGCTTACAAATGCGGTCTTCACCACCAGCAGTCAAACTTGCCCATACCCTAGTGAGTTTAGGCGAAAGTTATGGTCAAGAATCAGACTTAGGAAGAGAAATTTTTAACATTCCCTTTAAAGATTTAGCAGAGGTGACAGAAATCGGCGTTGAAGAAACCACCAAAATCATGGAAAAGCTGCATGAAAAAGGGTGGATCAAAATTGATAGCGCCAACAACATTATTTATCTTGTGAACTTCAAACAGTTGATGAACTTGGCGGGCAAAATTTGA
- a CDS encoding HetZ-related protein 2, protein MGVVMQTSKLSFEECNLTMKMDIEKLAIDWQKRLAVECPDQNEATRQSIILWLLGSDSKRFDLFNPKELDIAKQAMEYRWRILRQRYLGLGRERAYRNLITRLGSLVTLRNKIQTWVSLSRDRQRSVIDVLQEVLQELLQSDSQMQQQMADIGKYTTDRRLGDALLFASLEEYCLRPVRNQPLLAYRFVNYLRRTQRGGLTQVPGRDLVRLVSEEILTDDNDNRVNLVDSQAIAEYQEAQQLEEQLALRQSVQKEFENYLQENLGTDAVEWLRLYLQGKSQEDIARRLNKQTKEVYRLREKISYHAVRVFALKGKPELVDNWLSISLQEHNLGLTQNQWQQLDEKLTPLGRQILDLRKAGNSIETIAQQLKLKTHQVLGEWTKIYLAAQALRTQE, encoded by the coding sequence ATGGGGGTTGTGATGCAAACTTCAAAATTGAGTTTCGAGGAATGCAATCTCACTATGAAAATGGATATAGAAAAACTGGCTATAGATTGGCAAAAGCGATTGGCTGTGGAATGTCCAGACCAAAATGAAGCTACTAGGCAAAGCATTATTCTCTGGCTATTGGGATCTGACTCAAAACGGTTTGATCTGTTTAATCCGAAAGAACTCGATATCGCCAAGCAAGCGATGGAATATCGCTGGAGGATTTTACGTCAACGCTACTTGGGACTGGGGCGAGAACGTGCTTATCGCAACTTGATCACGCGATTAGGGAGTTTAGTAACATTACGCAATAAGATTCAGACTTGGGTTTCTCTCAGCCGCGATCGCCAGCGCAGTGTGATAGATGTGTTACAAGAAGTACTCCAAGAATTATTGCAAAGCGATAGCCAGATGCAACAGCAAATGGCTGATATTGGCAAATATACAACCGATAGACGATTGGGCGATGCTCTGCTATTTGCCAGTTTAGAAGAATATTGTTTGCGGCCAGTCCGCAATCAACCCCTATTAGCTTATCGATTTGTGAATTATTTACGTCGCACTCAGCGCGGTGGCTTAACCCAAGTACCTGGACGTGACTTGGTTAGACTCGTGTCAGAAGAAATTCTCACAGATGATAATGATAATCGGGTTAACTTAGTCGATAGTCAGGCGATCGCAGAATATCAAGAAGCACAACAACTAGAAGAACAACTTGCGCTGCGCCAGTCAGTACAAAAAGAATTTGAAAATTATTTACAAGAAAATCTGGGAACAGACGCAGTGGAATGGCTACGACTGTATCTGCAAGGAAAGTCCCAAGAAGATATCGCCCGGAGACTAAATAAACAGACTAAAGAAGTTTATCGTCTGCGAGAAAAAATTAGTTACCATGCTGTACGTGTTTTTGCCCTCAAAGGTAAACCAGAACTCGTAGATAACTGGCTCTCAATTTCCTTGCAAGAACATAACTTGGGATTAACGCAAAACCAATGGCAGCAACTTGATGAAAAATTGACTCCTCTAGGGCGGCAAATTCTAGACTTGCGGAAAGCGGGTAATTCAATAGAAACAATAGCTCAACAGTTAAAACTCAAAACTCATCAAGTGTTAGGTGAATGGACAAAAATCTATCTTGCAGCCCAAGCTTTAAGAACCCAAGAGTAA
- a CDS encoding ParA family protein, with amino-acid sequence MPKIIAILNGKGGVGKTTTAVNLAANFAKKKKVLLIDADIQGSASWWFGRSQQGMGFDLSQETDPALLSDLGKITGYDLVVVDTPPALRSEALVAVVAIADYLVLPTPPSAMDLAILVETVKEAVIPLGTPHRVLLTKVDTRSLGEAQEAKNTLTRLGIPTCNTFIRAYKAHERAALEGVAITQWRGGNAREAELDYRRAADELQRDWRK; translated from the coding sequence GTGCCAAAAATCATCGCTATTCTCAACGGTAAAGGAGGAGTCGGTAAAACGACTACCGCAGTCAATCTGGCTGCAAACTTTGCGAAGAAAAAAAAGGTGCTTCTGATTGATGCAGATATTCAAGGCTCTGCCAGTTGGTGGTTTGGGCGCAGTCAGCAGGGAATGGGATTTGATTTATCTCAAGAAACCGATCCCGCACTTTTAAGTGATTTAGGAAAGATAACAGGTTACGATTTAGTAGTGGTGGATACACCTCCCGCCCTGCGCTCTGAAGCATTAGTGGCGGTAGTTGCGATCGCAGATTATCTAGTTTTGCCGACACCCCCATCTGCAATGGATTTAGCAATCCTCGTGGAAACAGTCAAGGAAGCCGTCATCCCCTTGGGAACCCCCCATCGGGTATTGCTCACCAAAGTCGATACGCGCAGTCTGGGAGAAGCACAAGAAGCAAAAAATACTCTGACTCGCTTAGGTATTCCTACTTGTAATACCTTCATCCGTGCCTATAAAGCTCATGAACGAGCAGCACTTGAAGGTGTAGCGATTACTCAATGGCGAGGAGGAAATGCACGGGAGGCGGAATTAGACTACCGCCGTGCAGCTGATGAATTACAGCGTGATTGGAGAAAATAA
- a CDS encoding alpha/beta fold hydrolase, producing MFPNFLPTAVGQLTEPASIALAQSIQTAAIATPLTNQAITTTFVKQGSGGTPILLIHGFDSSVLEFRRLLPPLSKDHETWAVDLLGFGFTDRLSGITYSPTAIKTHLYYFWKSLINQPIILVGASMGGATAIDFTLTYPEVVKKLVLIDSAGLAGGSPLSKFMFPPLDYLATQFLSNLKVRDRVSRLGYKNQSLASIDALSCGALHLQMPSWNQALISFTKSGGYSAFRVETISQIVQPTLILWGDSDKILGTGDAMKFKMAIPHSTLTWIQNCGHLPHLEQPQITAEHILDFQVEL from the coding sequence ATGTTTCCGAATTTTCTTCCTACAGCAGTTGGGCAACTCACAGAACCAGCCTCGATCGCACTAGCTCAGAGTATTCAAACTGCTGCGATCGCTACTCCTTTAACTAATCAAGCAATTACCACAACATTTGTCAAGCAAGGTAGTGGTGGCACTCCTATTTTATTAATTCATGGCTTTGACAGTTCTGTATTAGAATTTCGGCGGCTTTTGCCACCACTTTCAAAAGATCATGAAACGTGGGCAGTGGATTTGTTGGGTTTTGGATTTACAGATAGACTCTCAGGAATAACCTATAGTCCAACTGCGATTAAAACCCATCTTTATTATTTCTGGAAAAGCCTGATTAACCAACCTATAATTTTGGTGGGTGCTTCGATGGGGGGTGCGACAGCAATTGATTTTACGCTGACTTACCCGGAAGTGGTAAAAAAGCTGGTGTTAATTGATAGTGCGGGGTTGGCGGGTGGTTCACCATTGAGTAAATTTATGTTTCCCCCGTTGGATTATTTAGCAACTCAGTTTTTGAGTAATCTGAAGGTGCGCGATCGCGTTTCTCGCCTTGGATATAAAAATCAAAGTCTTGCCTCTATCGATGCATTATCTTGTGGGGCATTGCATTTACAAATGCCAAGTTGGAATCAAGCTCTGATTTCTTTTACTAAAAGTGGTGGTTATAGTGCTTTTAGAGTTGAAACAATATCACAAATTGTGCAACCAACGCTAATTTTGTGGGGCGATTCCGATAAAATTTTGGGTACTGGGGATGCCATGAAATTTAAAATGGCAATTCCACACAGTACTCTTACCTGGATTCAAAATTGTGGTCATCTTCCACACCTGGAACAACCACAAATCACCGCGGAGCATATTTTAGACTTTCAAGTTGAGTTGTAG
- a CDS encoding cytochrome P450, which translates to MTATYNLPDGPQMPRWLRMIKFISQPVKYIDDFAKIYGDTFTIKSSRSDNHIVYFSQPQALEQIFTADSSYFEVGRGNIGLRFLLGDRSFMLSDGDRHQRQRQLLAPPFHGERMRAYGQDIREITRQVSNEWQIGKPFNIRESMQEITLRVILRVVFGLNDGQHFEELRRSLSDLLDLITSPIMSSAFFFRFIQKDFGAWSPWGRILQQRQKIDQLIYALLRERRAESDQNRQDILSLMMAARYDDGQGMSDEELHDELMTLLVAGHETTASALTWAFYWIDHLPEVREKLLQELNTLGVNPDLSSVAKLPYLTAVCQETLRIYPIAMNAFVRIVKTPITIMGYELREGTAIVPSIYLAHHREEVYPQSKQFKPERFLERQYSPYEYLPFGGGNRRCIGMAFAQYEMKIVLATVLSEFQVSRVNKRPVRPVRRGLTLAAPAGMRMIATPQVKRANTPALV; encoded by the coding sequence ATGACAGCAACTTACAATTTGCCTGATGGGCCCCAAATGCCGCGCTGGCTGCGGATGATCAAGTTTATTAGTCAGCCCGTGAAATATATAGATGATTTTGCCAAAATCTACGGTGACACTTTCACAATCAAAAGTAGTCGCTCCGATAACCATATTGTGTACTTTAGTCAACCCCAAGCACTAGAGCAGATTTTTACTGCTGATTCCAGCTATTTTGAGGTTGGCAGAGGGAACATAGGGCTAAGATTTTTGCTTGGCGATCGCTCCTTCATGTTATCAGATGGCGATCGCCACCAGCGCCAAAGGCAACTATTAGCCCCTCCCTTTCATGGCGAAAGAATGCGGGCTTATGGTCAGGATATCCGAGAAATAACCCGACAGGTGAGTAATGAATGGCAAATTGGCAAGCCTTTTAATATCCGTGAGTCGATGCAAGAAATCACCCTGCGTGTTATTCTGCGGGTTGTATTTGGCTTGAATGATGGACAGCATTTTGAGGAACTGAGGCGATCGCTAAGTGACTTACTAGACTTAATCACTTCACCTATAATGTCCAGCGCTTTCTTCTTCCGGTTCATCCAAAAAGATTTCGGGGCGTGGAGTCCGTGGGGTAGGATTCTCCAACAACGGCAAAAAATTGATCAACTGATTTACGCTTTGCTTCGAGAACGTCGGGCTGAATCCGATCAAAATCGCCAAGATATCCTGAGTTTGATGATGGCTGCTCGTTATGACGATGGTCAAGGGATGTCAGATGAAGAATTACACGACGAGTTGATGACGTTGCTAGTTGCAGGACATGAAACTACCGCTTCGGCATTGACATGGGCTTTTTACTGGATTGACCATTTACCAGAAGTGCGGGAGAAATTGCTACAAGAACTCAACACCCTTGGAGTTAACCCGGATTTAAGTAGTGTAGCTAAATTGCCTTATCTGACAGCAGTTTGTCAAGAAACATTGCGAATCTACCCAATTGCCATGAATGCTTTCGTGCGGATTGTGAAGACTCCAATTACAATTATGGGTTACGAACTGCGAGAGGGAACAGCAATAGTCCCTAGCATTTATTTAGCGCATCATCGGGAAGAAGTTTATCCACAATCCAAGCAGTTTAAACCAGAACGCTTTTTAGAAAGACAGTATTCACCTTATGAATATTTACCCTTTGGTGGCGGTAATCGTCGCTGTATTGGGATGGCATTTGCTCAGTATGAAATGAAAATCGTCTTGGCAACTGTTCTGTCAGAATTTCAAGTATCGCGAGTGAATAAACGTCCTGTGCGTCCTGTGCGCCGTGGTTTAACTTTAGCCGCACCCGCCGGAATGCGGATGATTGCAACACCTCAAGTTAAGCGTGCGAATACGCCAGCATTGGTGTAA
- a CDS encoding carbon dioxide-concentrating mechanism protein CcmK, whose protein sequence is MSLQAVGALETKGFPAVLAAADAMVKAGRVTLVGYIRVGSARFTVNIRGDVSEVKAAMAAGVEAAENVFGGTLESWVIIARPHENVEAVLPIGYTEQVQGYRESVENPIVRSNNR, encoded by the coding sequence ATGTCATTACAGGCAGTTGGAGCACTCGAAACTAAAGGTTTTCCTGCGGTGCTAGCAGCAGCAGATGCTATGGTAAAAGCTGGTCGAGTTACCCTCGTTGGTTATATCAGAGTAGGTAGCGCTCGCTTTACAGTTAATATTCGTGGCGATGTTTCTGAAGTAAAAGCCGCTATGGCTGCCGGTGTTGAAGCCGCAGAAAATGTTTTTGGCGGTACACTTGAATCCTGGGTAATTATTGCTCGTCCCCATGAAAACGTTGAAGCTGTTCTGCCAATTGGTTACACAGAACAAGTCCAAGGGTATCGAGAATCTGTAGAAAATCCCATTGTTAGATCAAACAATCGATAG
- a CDS encoding acyltransferase family protein gives MRMERNNSLDTLKALSIAFVLIWHLRPFQFILNGSTHITVFVLAKILRDLELQLSLTAVPIFYIVSLYLFFQKSDGVEYFQKRITKLIKIYLFWVLVQNIFFMIVTREIPNFSWQLITGLEPSLPLVGDSVFYFLFNLICLTSVAFLYQLIKSDSLRKIISFTIGIFCLFYFEASCLLNISIPYHWLINFVIYVPIAFYLAKFPDRILSFKFYYLIAFIMFSSHDIYLRTSGYYPSIYGRIAIICGAMTIFCYVNSQKEIKNNLLIQQLSKYSLGLFSLHKYWQYLFFLLINNYKIGMDIGIIGTPLSTIFIIEGLFVVFFTVLSIYLLKLTRLKQFVI, from the coding sequence ATGAGAATGGAAAGAAATAATAGTCTGGACACCTTAAAAGCATTAAGTATTGCTTTTGTTTTAATCTGGCATTTACGACCTTTTCAATTTATTCTAAATGGTTCTACACATATTACTGTGTTTGTTTTGGCTAAAATTTTGAGGGATTTGGAACTGCAATTATCTTTAACAGCCGTTCCGATTTTTTATATTGTTTCTCTTTACTTATTTTTTCAAAAATCTGATGGCGTAGAATACTTTCAAAAGAGAATTACTAAGTTAATTAAAATTTACTTATTTTGGGTACTTGTTCAGAATATATTTTTTATGATAGTTACGAGAGAAATTCCTAATTTTTCATGGCAACTCATTACAGGATTAGAACCAAGCTTACCACTTGTTGGAGATTCAGTTTTTTATTTTCTATTTAATCTTATTTGTTTGACAAGTGTTGCTTTTTTATATCAACTGATAAAATCAGATTCTTTAAGAAAAATTATATCTTTTACAATAGGAATATTTTGTTTATTTTATTTTGAAGCTAGTTGCTTACTAAATATCAGCATTCCTTATCATTGGCTAATAAATTTTGTTATTTATGTTCCTATAGCTTTTTACTTAGCTAAATTTCCTGATAGAATATTGAGCTTTAAGTTTTACTACCTAATTGCATTTATAATGTTTTCATCCCATGACATCTATTTACGTACATCTGGCTATTACCCAAGTATCTATGGAAGAATTGCCATTATTTGTGGAGCTATGACTATTTTCTGTTATGTTAATTCTCAAAAAGAAATAAAAAATAATTTATTAATACAACAATTATCTAAATACTCTCTTGGTTTATTTTCATTACATAAATACTGGCAATACTTGTTCTTTCTATTAATTAATAATTATAAAATTGGCATGGATATAGGAATTATTGGAACTCCTTTGAGTACAATCTTTATAATTGAAGGACTTTTTGTTGTATTTTTTACTGTGTTATCAATTTATTTATTAAAATTAACTCGTTTAAAACAGTTTGTTATCTAG
- a CDS encoding BMC domain-containing protein, producing the protein MPMAVGVIETLGFPSVLAAADAMVKAAAVTIVYYGQAESARLLVAVRGHVSEVNRAVEAGILAGEQVKVGTVITYYVVPNPPENVETILPIHFTEESEPFRMF; encoded by the coding sequence ATGCCAATGGCGGTTGGCGTAATTGAAACTTTAGGTTTTCCTAGTGTATTAGCAGCAGCAGATGCAATGGTCAAAGCTGCCGCAGTCACAATTGTGTATTATGGTCAAGCGGAAAGTGCCCGCTTGTTAGTTGCCGTCCGGGGACACGTTTCGGAAGTAAATAGAGCTGTTGAAGCCGGAATTTTAGCTGGAGAGCAAGTCAAGGTTGGTACAGTAATTACCTACTACGTTGTTCCTAATCCCCCGGAAAATGTGGAAACCATATTACCAATCCATTTCACTGAAGAATCAGAACCTTTCCGCATGTTCTAA